The following DNA comes from Rhodanobacter sp. AS-Z3.
CGCTATTCGATCATTGGCCTGCCGGCGAAGCGCGTCTATCGCCTGCGCGGGCACGAGCTCGAAGTGGAAGATTCCGGCGAGATCACCGAGCGTCGTCATCTCGACGACCCACTGGGCGAGATCGAGAAACTGCGCGCGCAATATGACGTGCCGCGGCTGCCGCAACTGCCCGCGTTCAGCGGTGGACTGGTCGGCTATTTCGGCTTCGAGACGATTGGCTACATCGAGCCGCGACTGGCGCAGTGGGATCGCGCCGACGAGCTGGGCACGCCCGATGTCTTGCTGATGCTGGCCGAGGAAGTCGCCGTGTTCGACAACCTCAAGGGTCGCTTGTACCTGATCGTTCACGCCGACCCCGCGCAGCCGCAGGCCTATGCCGAGGCGCAGCGTCGGCTGGATGCGCTGGTCTATCGACTGCGCCAGGGCGGCGCTTCCTATCCGCAGCTTACCCAGTCGATCGCGTTGGACGAGAGCGATTTCAAATCTTCCTTCACCAGGGAAGAATTCGAGGCGATGGTCGAAAAGGCCAAGGAATACATCCGCGCCGGCGATATTTTCCAGGTGGTCCCCTCGCAGCGCCTCAGCGTGGGTTTCAACGCGCGGCCGGTGGACGTCTACCGGGCGCTGCGCGCGCTGAATCCGTCGCCGTACATGTACTTCGTCGACCTCGGCGACACCCAGATTGTCGGTTCCTCGCCGGAAATTCTGGCGCGGATGAAAGACGGCAAGGTCGTGGTGCGTCCGCTGGCCGGCACGCGCAAGCGCGGTGCGACCGAGGAAGAAGATCAGGCGCTGGAAGCCGAGCTGCTGGCTGATCCGAAGGAGCGCGCCGAACACGTGATGCTGATCGATCTGGGTCGCAACGACATCGGCCGGATCAGTGAGAGCGGTACGGTGGAAGTCAGCGAGTCGTTTGTGATCGAACGCTACTCGCACGTGATGCACATCGTCTCGCAGGTGCAGGGTACGGCCAAGCCGAACCTCAGCTACATGGACGTGCTCAAGGCCACGTTCCCCGCCGGTACGCTGAGCGGTGCGCCGAAGATTCGTGCACTGGAAATCATCCAGGAACTCGAACCTTACAAGCGCAACATCTACGCCGGCGCGATCGGCTGGATCGGCTGGTGGGGTGATGCAGACACCGCCATTGCGATCCGCACCGCCGTGATCCAGAACGGCCGCCTGCACGTGCAAGCCGGTGCTGGCATCGTCTACGACTCCGACCCTGCCGCCGAGTGGGAGGAGACGATGAACAAGGGCCGGGCGCTGTTCCGCGCGGTGGCGCAGGCGGCGAAGGGTTTGTAAACGGACGTCCATGCTGAAGGGGAAGGGATGATGAAGCGCTTGCTGGTTGCGTTGGCGCTGTTGCTGGGTCCGAGTGCGGTGCTGGCGCAAGTCAATGCGTTGCCGGCGGCGCCCCATTTGCTGGTGAAGGGGCACGCCCAGGGTCGCTATGTGCCGGATCGTTTCACCATCCATTTGACGGTGAACGTGGTGAACAAGGCGCCGGCGATCGCGCGGACCAAGGTCGAGGCCCACGTCAAACAAATTCTGGAGGCGTTGAAGAAACACGGTGCACTGGATGACCGCACTCAAGCCAGTAGTCTGAGTGTTCGTCCGAAGACGGAGGAGCGCAACGATACGGAGGTCTTTGTCGGCACGGAGGTTTCGCGCACCGTGGATGCCACTTTCGATAACTCCGACAAGCTGCGTGACTTGCTTGGTGAGCTGGTCACCAGCGACGAACTCACGATTACGGGTGTGGACGTCAAGCGCAGCGATGAAGTGTTGCTTCGGAATGAGCTGCGCAAACGCGCCATGGCCGACTCGCAGCAATCTGCGCAACAGATCGCGAAGGCCTATGGCATGCGGCTCAAGAGTGTCTACAGCGTTTCCGAAGTGCCTCCCAGTTCGTCCTATGGCATGACCGGCGACCTGTACGCGGTGACGGTGTCTGGCACAGCACTTCCCGAAGTGGCACTTCGTGTGGGAACCATCGAGCTGGAGCAGGACATCTACGCGGTCTATCTCACCACGCCGTGATCGGTAGCCAGAGCAGGACTAGGGTTCTGCAGCGTTATTCCGGCACGTTTGATGGGGAGTGCGTTTGCCACGCAGATGACGTTAGCGCCAGAACCTCGACATCCACAGCGCCATCGCGACTACCGCCAGTGCGATCGCAAATATCTTTTCTCCGCGGCTGCTGGCCGTTGCGATCAGCGCCACCTGACTGAGCACGATTGCGGCCAGCAACAGCAGCACGAAGATCGAGCTGTTGTCGGCGCTGGTGGTGGGTGGCGGGGCGATGGACGGGTCCATCTGCTGCATCCAGTCGTAGCGATGGACGGGCAAGGCGATGAACACGAATGCGCCCCAGGCAAACAGCACCCACGCCGCGAACTTGAACACAAGCCTGCCTGTTCCCCGATTCACTTGAGGAGCCCGCTGAAGCGA
Coding sequences within:
- a CDS encoding SIMPL domain-containing protein, translating into MKRLLVALALLLGPSAVLAQVNALPAAPHLLVKGHAQGRYVPDRFTIHLTVNVVNKAPAIARTKVEAHVKQILEALKKHGALDDRTQASSLSVRPKTEERNDTEVFVGTEVSRTVDATFDNSDKLRDLLGELVTSDELTITGVDVKRSDEVLLRNELRKRAMADSQQSAQQIAKAYGMRLKSVYSVSEVPPSSSYGMTGDLYAVTVSGTALPEVALRVGTIELEQDIYAVYLTTP
- the trpE gene encoding anthranilate synthase component I, whose translation is MISRDEFDALVAKGHTRIPLVREVFSDLDTPLSVYLKLADGPYTFLFESVEGGATWGRYSIIGLPAKRVYRLRGHELEVEDSGEITERRHLDDPLGEIEKLRAQYDVPRLPQLPAFSGGLVGYFGFETIGYIEPRLAQWDRADELGTPDVLLMLAEEVAVFDNLKGRLYLIVHADPAQPQAYAEAQRRLDALVYRLRQGGASYPQLTQSIALDESDFKSSFTREEFEAMVEKAKEYIRAGDIFQVVPSQRLSVGFNARPVDVYRALRALNPSPYMYFVDLGDTQIVGSSPEILARMKDGKVVVRPLAGTRKRGATEEEDQALEAELLADPKERAEHVMLIDLGRNDIGRISESGTVEVSESFVIERYSHVMHIVSQVQGTAKPNLSYMDVLKATFPAGTLSGAPKIRALEIIQELEPYKRNIYAGAIGWIGWWGDADTAIAIRTAVIQNGRLHVQAGAGIVYDSDPAAEWEETMNKGRALFRAVAQAAKGL